GAACTGTTAGCATAGTTTATCTTGCATGTTTAACTCACGTTGCAACTATCTTGTATTTTTATTATACCCCGTCAGCTAATTCTGGAATCATCATCAGCCAAAATGAGTGCTGCTCCCAACCACAGACGGACCAAGCCTGGTGGTAAGCTAGCTAATGTATTCTAGCTTCTGGCTGTAGTCAGTTAACTGGACATCTGAGCCAACTAATACAATATCCTTGCATTTAAGCAAACTCTCTTGTGTCACAAAGGGCCAGACTTCTAAGCAGAGTATTCCTAAAAATACCCGAGAGAGTGTGGATTTATCCCTCTGCTTCCACCAAATGTAGCGATTGAGAAATGACTGAGGTGGTGCTTGAACCAGTTACCTTCTGGTTGCAGGGGCAAGTGCACTAGCTACCTCCCTTGCTGTAAATTCCGAGACCTTAGCAGAGGCTATCGTATGCTTACATAGAGGGAGGCTACACTATATCACTCAATATAGCTTTTACATCTAGGCCATGAATTCTCTAGCCAGCCAGGATAGTTACATCATCTGCCTGTAAATGCAGGCTTAAGTGCTGGAGACAACACCCATTCAAAACCTAATCATTTTATTACAGGCGTGAAGACAGGCTATCCAGGCCAAGCTCCCTCCAACGGGGTTACGGGACCCACTTCCCAGATCCCCGGGCTGTGCCAGGAAGCCACTGAGGGTGCTCCTGAGGCCAGGACCAGCGGAAGGCGTGTGGGAATATTTGACTCTGACTCCGACTATGTCAAACTTGCCAAAGGAGGGGGACAGAAGGGTAACAATGTTTTGTGACATAGCTTTGTGCTGGTTTACAGTAGATACATGCTTTACACTTCGGTACATGGTCATTACTATGTCCTCATAGGACACAGATTAGTGTGACTGTAATAATATTAGCTAGTTCAAATGATAGTGAATTGCCCTTTAtatggtatttggtattttattaggatccccattagctgttgcgaaagccgcagctactcttcctggggttccacACAAAACATCAAACATGACATAATTCATGACATTAATAGACAcaaacagctcaaggacagaactacatacatagcCCGACAtatcaacacatacacacaaaatatctaggtcaaataggggagaggcgttgaaTTCCCACGTTGAATTTCCAGAGGAAAGGAAATGACTTATTTTCAAAAGGGATGAATTCCTGTTTAGTCAAGTTCCTACTTTGAAATATCTTGTGTTATGTGTCCTCCATAGGTTTACTGTGGCACGAGGACAACAAGGAGGATGCTAGGCCTAATAAATCCTACAATTCACCTGATCTGTTCTCAGCTGAATCTCAGTGGTAaggacccccccaccccctgttGGTTTGTTGGCTCTGTTTTTTGAAAACATTATTGGAATGTCTCATTTTCTAAAGTAGGATCATGGAACAATATGCCAGGCCTAACCAAACGTTCTGCATCATgccatgtctgtatgtgtcttGAATGGGAAGTTGCATCTTGACTCTTGGTGGTGGTGTATCTTTAGTTGTCCAAGCCAGGGTTCGGTTTTGTGCTTTACAGCGGAAGTAAAGCAGCATCCCCTGATGATTGTCAAGGATACGGCAAAAGGCAACCTCTAGCTGCTCCCTTCGGTACTGATGATATTTCAGCCTGGGAAAGGGAGAGTGATAGCTATAAAGAGAAGGTGAATTCAATGGCCCCAACAAACCCCCCCATCGCTGACACAGTTGTTATCATTTACCATCCTCCCCTCCCTTTATTTTTTCCCATCAGTTCATCTCTTGAGTTGACTCCGTCCTTGCGTTCAGAAAGGGATTGGGGTGGTTGACTTCTGTTGAAATTCTTTGCCTTGTTTTTCACCAGTGCACTGTAACAACATTTAATTTGTTTGACTGCCAACCAGATTGGTGTGGTCATCATATCTTCACCCATGTATTTACTTGGTCACCCATTTCATTGTTAGACGTGTTCCATGCGCTTGTATACTTCATACAATGACTATTCTTGTACTGGTTTGAACTGGTTGTATTCTTGTGTGCAGAACCCCACCGTCACTGATGCGTCCAGCCAGATGGAGAACATGTCTCTAAACCAAGGTGGTTATATGGAGGTCAACAAATACAAGAAGACGTGAGTGCCTGCAATTCAATTTCACTTCACACTTAATAATACCAACATGCTGAAATATGTGTGTGTCACTATGTGATATATTTGTATAACCGTTTATAACCTGTGTAATGTCTAATTTGTATAATGTTGTAACTTATAAATTCAACATAACCACTAACACAATTGAATTTCCAACCT
This is a stretch of genomic DNA from Oncorhynchus mykiss isolate Arlee chromosome 7, USDA_OmykA_1.1, whole genome shotgun sequence. It encodes these proteins:
- the LOC110527474 gene encoding uncharacterized protein C7orf57 homolog isoform X1; this translates as MLTALANHSYRGLHSHRHTNCLILESSSAKMSAAPNHRRTKPGGVKTGYPGQAPSNGVTGPTSQIPGLCQEATEGAPEARTSGRRVGIFDSDSDYVKLAKGGGQKGLLWHEDNKEDARPNKSYNSPDLFSAESQCGSKAASPDDCQGYGKRQPLAAPFGTDDISAWERESDSYKEKNPTVTDASSQMENMSLNQGGYMEVNKYKKTQSDFTMDRSHEKKTVPVSMSKLLSFGYIEDEKKSTNEDDSSSVTSEQTSTIAPEDEDLE
- the LOC110527474 gene encoding uncharacterized protein C7orf57 homolog isoform X2, coding for MLTALANHSYRGLHSHRHTNCLILESSSAKMSAAPNHRRTKPGGVKTGYPGQAPSNGVTGPTSQIPGLCQEATEGAPEARTSGRRVGIFDSDSDYVKLAKGGGQKGLLWHEDNKEDARPNKSYNSPDLFSAESQCGSKAASPDDCQGYGKRQPLAAPFGTDDISAWERESDSYKEKNPTVTDASSQMENMSLNQGGYMEVNKYKKTSHEKKTVPVSMSKLLSFGYIEDEKKSTNEDDSSSVTSEQTSTIAPEDEDLE